GCGCCGGGAAGATTTGGATATCTGCTTCCCGGGCTTGCTGGATACGCTGTTGCAGGTGATGCAACAGGAAGCGTGAGTTGCCATCCGGCAAAAATCTATTTCGTCTCCGGCAACACAATATTGCTCCCCGCCAGCGTTCCCATCTGGTTATAGATGGCGCATGCCGCATCCACCAGTTGCATCGCCAGCGCCGCGCCGCTGCCCTCACCTAAGCGCATCCCCATATTGAGATAGGGATCAAGGCCCAGGTGTTCGAGCGCGATCCGCGCCCCTTTTTCGGCGGAAAGATGCGACGGAACCAAATAGGGTTTCACCTGTGGCGCAATGCGACACGCCGCCAGCGCCGAGGCATAAGAGAGAAAACCATCCAGCACCACCGGTAAACCGCAGGACGCAGCACCCAATATCACGCCGGTCATTCCCAACAAGTCGTAACCGCCGACTTTCGCCAGCACATCCAGGCCATCGGTCGCATCAGGCTGATTAACGGCAATTGCTTTGCGCACCACCCGGGCTTTATGCCCAAGCAGGCTTTCCGGCAGATTTGCGCCGATACCCACAACAGATTCAGGTTCTTCACCGGTGAGTACGCTAACTATCGCCGCTGCTGGCGTGGTGTTCGCCATGCCTAATTCACCGACGCCAAACAGCTTCACACCATGTGTCGCCAGTTCGCGGGTATAGCGCACCGTCTCCAGCAGCAGTTCCTGTGCCTGCTCCGGGCTCATCGCCGGTCCGGTAGCGATATTGCCGCTGCCGCGCGCGACTTTCATATTGATAAGCCCTGGAATCGGATCGGCGTCGATGCCAACATCCAGCACATGCACTTTCGCCCCGGCCTGCGCCGCCAGCACGCACACGCCGGTGGTTGCCCGGGTCATATTTGCCGCCTGAATGGCCGTCACCACCTGCGGCGACACCGCCACGCCTTCATGCCAGACGCCGTGATCGGCGCACAGCACGATAATCGCCTTTTCGCCCACCTCCGGCGCGCCGTGCAAACCCGGCATGCCCGCCAGTTGCACCGCCAGCGCTTCCAGCCGCCCGAGGCTGCCAACGGGTTTCAGTAAACCATCCAGGTGACGCTGTGCGTTTGCCATCGCCTCGTCATCGGGCGCGGGGATACCTGCCAGTAATGCCGTTAATGTCTGCATGCTGTTTCTCGTTATGTTGCGGGCTGTTTATAACAGCGCCAGAAGAAAAATCAGTTCGCCAAGCTCAATTGCCGCGCCCAGCGTGTCCCCGGTCTGCCCGCCGAGGGTGCGCTTGAGCATCCCGCCGAGCGCAAAGATCAACAGCATCGTCACCAGCAGCGCAATAACGCCTTTTATCCCCAGCAGCCCTGCCACCACCAGCGCGGTGATGAGCAGCGTAATCAGCGTATCTTTGCCGGTGACTTTACCGATAAACAGATTCCCCAGCCCTTCTTCCCGGGCGTAGCGGTGACCGAACATCAACAGCACCGAGCAGCCGCGCCCGACCGCACAGGCCGCCGCCAGCGCGGCGATCATCGGTGTGTCGCGCAGTTGCAGCTCGCTAAGGGTAAGGATTTTCGCCACCAGCACAAACACCAGCGCCAGCCCACCGTGAGTGCCGAGGCGGCTGTCGCGCATGATTTCAAGCATCCGCTCGCGCCTGCGGGCGGAAAACACGCCGTCGCAGGTGTCGGCCAGGCCATCAAGATGAAAACCACCGGTCAGCAGCGCCAGCGCGAGCACGCCAAACAGCGCCGCCAGCGGTACGCCGCACCAGGGTTGCAGAATCACCAGTACGCTGCCACTTAGCGCGCCGAGCAGCAGCCCAACCAGCGGAAAGGTGATAATACCGCGCACATAATCAGCGACATCCAGCCCCTGCACCCAACGGCCAGGCACCGGCAAACGGCTGATAAACGACAGCGTGGCGAAGAACAACTTGATCATTTGATTTTGACTCCAATCCCGCTCACCACCAGCCAGACCTCATCGGCGGCCTGCGCCAGACGCTGGTTAACGCGCCCGGCAATATCGCGAAAGTGCCGCGCCAGGCGGTTTTCAGGCACGATCCCCATGCCCACTTCATTGGTCACCAGCACCACCGGTGACGGGCAGACAAAGCAGGCTGCGATCAGCGCCTCTATCTCATTCTGCACCTGTGCTTCCAGCGCGGCGTAATCCCAGTTATCCGGGTCGTCTCCTGCGCCAGAAGCAAATAACAGATTGGTGACCAGCGTGGTAATGCACTCCAGCAGCACCGCTTCATGACGATCATTATGTGGCGTGATGATCTCGCTAAGTTGCTGCCAGCGCTCTTCGGTGCGCCAGTGCGCCGGGCGGCTATCGCGGTGATGCTGAATACGCGCCGCCATCTCGTCGTCAACGATTTGCGAGGTGGCGATATACAACACGCGTTGCGCGTGGTTGACCAGCGATTCGGCGTGGCGGCTTTTGCCACTGCGCGCACCGCCGGTGACAAGGGTTAACATGCCGGCTCCTGATGTTGCTGCATAATCTGATAAATACGATGAATGTCCACATGCTTGCGCATGGCGTCGGCAAGGATATCAAACTGCTGCGCTTTGTAGTCGGCATAATCGAGCGTGATATCAAGCGCAGGCAAGCCTTTGCGCTGGCGCAGGCCGTTAATCACCGCGCGGGTAAATGCATCGCTGTCGAACAAACCGTGCAGATAGGTGCCGAACACCAGGCCATCTTCGCTAACCGCGCCGTCGGCCACGCGCTGCCCCGCTTTTTGCAGCCACAGCGCCGGGCGACAGCCGCTGCGCAAGGTGGTTTCTCCCATATGAATCTCATACCCGCGCAGCCCTATGCCGCCGCAGCCCTGCATCCAGCCGGGGAGAGACTCCTGCATGTTCGCCTCGACAAGGGTGGTCGTTTTATCCGTCGCGAACCGCGTGACGGTATCGAGCAGCCCCAGCCCCGGCATCTGCCCAAGCCCCGATTCCACCTCATCAATAATCGTTTCGCCGAGCATCTGGTAACCGCCGCAGATGCCAAACACCGGCACGCCCGCGCGGTGACCGTCGATCACCGCTTTCGCCAGCCCGCTTTCGCGCAGCCAGGTTAAATCACCCAGGGTATTTTTGCTTCCCGGCAGAATAATCAGGTCGGCAGACTGCAACTCGTCAGGCGAGCGAACGTAATGCACACGCACATCCGGCTGGGCGGCGAGCGCGTTGAAATCGGTAAAGTTAGAAATATGCGGCAACTGGACCACAGCGATATCGATGGCGCGTTCGCCGGTGCGCTGGTATTTACCGCGCTGCAACGCCACGCCATCTTCATCTTCGAGATCAACCTCCAGCCACGGCATCACGCCAATCACTGGCACGCCGGTGAGGTCTTCAATCTGTTTGATGCCGGGCGTGAGGAGCGCAACGTCGCCGCGAAATTTATTGATGATCACCCCTTTCACCCGCCAGCGCTCGTGTTCCTGCAACAGCGCCAGCGTGCCGTAAATCGCAGCAAACACACCACCGCGATCGATATCCGCCACCAGAATGACCGGGCAACCGGCCATTTCCGCCATCCCCATATTGACGATATCGCGGTCACGCAGATTGATCTCTGCCGGGCTGCCCGCCCCTTCGAGCACCAGCGCGTCATACTCCTGCGCCAGGCTTTGATAGACGCTGATAATTTGCTGGCGCAAACGCGGTTTGTAGTCGTGATAGCTTACCGCGTCCATATCGCTGGCGACTTTGCCCATCAACACCACCTGCGCTTTACGATCGCTGGTGGGTTTTAGCAGCACCGGATTCATGCGCACGTCCGGCAAAATGCCCGCTGCTTCGGCCTGAAAAATCTGCGCGCGGCCCATCTCCTGGCCGTCCGGTGTGATGCCGGAATTCAGCGCCATGTTTTGTGATTTAAACGGTGCGGTTTTCAATCCGTCCTGGTGAAAGATACGGCACAACCCCGCCACCAGAACGCTTTTGCCCACGTCCGAGGCGGTTCCTTGCAGCATAATGGCCTGCGTCATGACGCCTCCTTAACCGGCATCGCCCGCATGCGGGCATAAAATTCGTCTTCGCTTTTGCACAACGGCAACCCCAGCTCGCTGTGCAGTTTGACCAGCCACGGCTGCGTCAGCCCGGCCTCTTCCATTAACGCCCGGCGGGCGAACACCTCGCCAGGCGTGCCGTGAGTCAGCAGTTCACCGTGATGCAACACATACACCGCGTCACAGATTTCATAGATTAAATCAATGTCGTGGCTGGAAATCACCACATGATTGCCCTGTGCGACAATGCGGCGAATGATGTGCATCATCTGCGCGCGACCCGCGGGATCCAGCCCGGCGGTCGGTTCATCGAGCAGCAGGTATTGTGCCTGCAACACCAGGGCACCGGCGATAGCCACCCGCTTTTTTTGCCCGTGGCTCAGGCACTGAATCGGCTGATGGCGAAAAGATTGCGCATCCACAAGCGTTAACGCATCGTCAACGCGACGCGCAATTTCCGCTTCCGGCACGCCAATATTGCGCAGGCTAAACGCAATATCGCTGTCGATATCGGTATAGAAAATTTGCTGGTCGGGATCCTGAAAAACGGTGGTTATCTGCTGGCGCAGCGCCAGCAGCCCGCGCTTACTGTAATCAAGCCCTTTGCCCTGCCAGCGCACTGCACCTTTTTGCGGGCGCAAAATACCGCAGAGGTTCATAAACAGCGTTGATTTGCCGCAGCCGTTGGCGCCCACCAGCCCGGTCACCGGCTGTTGAGAAAAATCGAGCGTTAACCCTTTGAGCGTCGGTTCATCCTGGTAACTGAACCACAGGTTATCGGTGACCAGCATGCAACATCCTTACAGGTGAAAATCACCCTGATAAAGTTTGACATCCAGCGTCGTCGCCATCGCTTTGTAGCGCAGCAACACGCGGGTAAACAGCAGGCTCACCAGCATCGCAAGCGAATGGTAACCCTGCGGCAAAGTGCGGTAACCAAAACGCAACGTCTGCGCGCGGTGAATCGCCGCCGCCTCTTCCAGCAAAATAAAGATAAACCGCCAGGTGAGCAGGATTTGCTCCGTCAGCAGGCGCGGCACGTGAGCGCGTTTGAGCAGCACGATCAGTTGCGGGAAAGGCAGATTAAGCACCAGCCAGAACGTGGCAGAGAGTGCTGCAAGGCTGCGCCACAGCGTACTGTTCGCCGCCGCCAACCCTTGTGGCGTGACGCCCAGCCAGACGCTGCCAATCTGCACGCTAACCAATAGCTGCTGCGGTTCGCGCGTGAAGCTAAACAGGATGGTCACCACGCCAATCAGCAAAAAGCCCATCGGGAGCGCCATCCAGCGCAGCCAGCGCCAGAACGAGACGCGCAGCAGCCAGCAGGTAAACGCCGCCAGCAGCACCAGCAATATCCCCTGCCCGACGGGCGGCAGGGAAAAGGCCAGCACCATCATCAGCAGCCAGCAAAAAAACTTCCGCTCGGGTGCAACGGAAAACCAGCGGCTCTGGTAGCTCAGGCGGTCAAGACCGTTCGCTATCACGCTGTCTGCCTTTCATATAACCCAGGATGTAAAAAATCACCGCCGCGCCAATCGAGCCCTGCAAGGTAAACAGCAGGCTTTCGATTTCGCCGCTTGCCGGTTCATACAGCGGCTGGAACCACGGCTGGTAATGGGGCGCGACAACCTGGATCTGGCTTTCGGCTTCCCCGTCGGAGCCGCCATATTCGCCACCGTGATTGATAAAGAACGGCAGGATCACTAATGCGATCACCATCGCCAGCAGAATCAGTGTCTTTTTCATGTCAATGCCCCTGTGCGGTAATCAGCTGTCGTTTGGTGAGCTGGTCGTAAATCATCACCGTCAGTAGCCCTTCGGCGATGGCTATCGGAATTTGCGTCAGGCAGAAGATGCCCATAAATTTGACGATCGAGCCGGTTGCGCCGCTTTGCGGGTCCGGGAAGGCGACACCAAGCTGCACGGAGGTGACAAAGTAGGTCACCAGGTCCGCCAGCATCGCGCACAAAAAGACGGCAATATCGCGACGAAACCCGGCGCGACAGGCCAGTTTCCACACCATATAACCCACTACCGGGCCAATCACCGCCATCGACATGCCATTAGCACCGAGCGTGGTTAAACCGCCGTGTGCTAACAGCAGCGCCTGGAACAACAATACGATTGCGCCAAGCAGCGCCACCACGCCGGGGCCAAACAGGATCACCGCTAAGCCCACACCGGTCGGGTGCGAGCAACTGCCGGTCACCGACGGGATTTTCAACGCCGAGAGGACAAAAATAAACGCGCCGCACAGCGCCAGCAGCACTTTCTGGTTGTTATCTTCCGCCACAATGCGGCGCAGGCGCACCAGCCCGTACCACAGGCACGGCAGAAACAGCACCCACCAGGCCAGCGCCCACATCGGCGGCAAAAAGCCTTCCATAATGTGCATCGCGAAGGCGTCCTGCGGCACCACCATCAGCAGCAACGCCGCCGCCAGCCCGCTAAAAGAGAGCTGTTTGAGTAATTGTTCTTTCATACCTTCCCCCACTGCTTATTCACCAGAATGGTTGAAAAATAGGGCAGCGGCTGGTCGTCACTGACCTCGCGAAGTTGCCGCCAGCACTGTTCGCCGGGCAGCGTGGCTTCCGCCATCATCAGGGCGCAATCGAGTAGCCCCGCGTCGTCAAGCAGCCCTTTGATCTGCGCAAACCGGCCATAGACTTTCATCAGCACCAGGCTGTCGTGTTGCGCCAGTGCCTGGAGGATATCGCTCGCTGGCGCGGTACAGGAGACCACCGCCAAAGAGTGTTGCTCCATTGCCAGCGGGGTTTGTGCCCGCGCGGCAATAGCCGCGAATGAGGTCACACCGGGGACAATCTCCACATTTTCCGGGTCTGGTAAGCGTTGCAGCAAGAACACCCAGGTGCTGAACAGCATTGCATCACCAAGGGTAATAAAGCCGACCTGTTTGCCGGCCTGCACTTCAGTATCCAGCGCGCGGGCAACTTCATCCCATACCACCACTTTTTTCGCACTGTCGGCGCTCATCGGGAAGTGGCAGCAGCGCACGTCGGTGTGCTCACCGAGGTACTCGCGCACGATAGAGAGCGCCAGGCTGTCGCCGCCTTTGCGCCCGGCCGGGGCGTAGAGCACATCGAGCTTGCCAAGGATCCGCGCACCGCGAACGGTGATAAGATCGGCGGCACCCGGCCCGGTGCTGATGGCGTAGAGTTTGCCACTCATGCTGCGGCCTCCATGTTGTGTGCCAGAGCCTGTTGCAGGTGCGCAACAAACATCGCGCGGATAGCCGCGTTTTCGCCCAGGCCTTGCAGCCACGGCGTGGCGGCAATACCGGCGCGTGTAAACCGGGTCTTCCACGAATCCGCTTCGTCAGAGGCCATGTCGTTGATGGCGTGATCACCTGCCACCAGCATCAGCGGCATCAGGTGTACCGCTTTGACGCCTTCCTGGCGCAGGCTGTCGATGACGATATCGATTTCCGGGTAGCTTTCCACCGCGCCAACGCGCGCCGGGAAACGGTGTACGGCCATCATATGGTCAAGGCAGGCATAGGCAGCAAAGGCGTGGTGGCTGGCGCCGTGGCCCATAAATACCACGCGCTCATTCGGCGCAACCTGCGGCATCTGGCGGGAGAGCGCCTGCATCAATTGCAGGTAATCTTCATGGCTGCTAAGCAGCGGCGCGCCGATCACCAGCCGCTGGAACAGCAGGCGCAGGCTCTGCACTTCGCGAACGATTTTTTCATATTCGTCGCCGTTAATAATGTGTAGCGACTGGATCGCCACATCCTGATACCCGGCGTCGGCCAGCTTTTGCAGGGCTTCAGGCGGCGTATCGATATGCAGATTGTCGCGCTGTTTCAGCTTGCGGATGATCATCCCGGAGGTGAACGCACGAAACAGGGTGCGATCCGGGCAACTGGCCGCCAGTTCGCGTTCGCAGGCGACAATGTTTTTCTCACAGGTGTCGTGATAGCTGGTGCCAAAGCTCACCACCAGAAGGGCTTTCTTCATGTTCATCTCCTCACTGTGTTGCCAGCCAGCGCCGTAACCGCCGCGCAAAGGCTTCCTGGCTCTCCAGTAGTTCTTCCCCCGTGACCGCAGGCTGCGGGCGGGCAATCACAATGCATGGGATGCCGGCATCAAGCGCAGGCTGCACTTTTTCCAGATATCCCCCTTCCGCCCCGGAGGCTTTGGTCACCATCACCTCGACGCGGTACTGGCGATACATTGCGGCATTGAATTCGGCGCTAAACGGGCCGCATAGCGCGAGGATCTCGCCGACGCCGAAACCGAGTCCGGCACACTGCGCAACGACGTCCGGCACTGGTAACACGCGCGCCAGCAGAGTTTTGCCGGGCAACCCCGCACGCCAGCGCGCCAGCTCTTTACTGCCGGTGGTGAGCAAAATGCGCTCGCCCAGGCGCTGTGCGGTTTCGCAGGCCTCCTCCAGCGTCGCGACATAAAACAACAACGGATGGATGAGATCCGGCTGCTGCTCCGGGCGCTGGTAACGGCTAAGCAGCACCTGCGTCTGTTGGCAGGCAGCCGCAATATTGCGGCTGACAATATCGGCATAGGGATGCGAGGCATCAATCACCCAGCGGGTGCGATGCTGTTGCAGCCAGGCGATCATCTCGCCCGGCTCCAGGCGCCCGCAACGCACCTGGCCGCGAATATCGCCCACCATTTGCGCCCCGGTTGGCGTTGCCACCGATAGCGTGTAATCCACGCCAGCGTTATCGAGCTGCTGGCAGATTTGCCGCGCATCGCTGGTGCCGCCGATGACCAGAACCGCGCCCCCTGTCACAGGGTGTAGCCTCGCGGGGTGATCATCAGGCCGTTTTGCACACAGGTCGCGCGATTGCCGACAATCACCAGGCTTGTCATATCCACCGGTGCAAAATCCATCTCGCCAAGGGTCGTCAGCCATTTCTCCTCTTTTTTACGCCCGGCAGATTTCACCACTCCGACCGGCGTATCGGCGCGTTTACTGGTAGCCAGCAGTTCAAACGCCCGTGCCAGATGGCCTTCCCGGCCGCGGCTGCGCGGGTTGTAGAAGCAAATCACAAAGTCTGCTTCGCCGGCGGCAACGATGCGTTTTTCAATGACCGGCCACGGCGTCATCAGGTCGCTCAGGCTGATATGACAAAAGTCATGCATCAGCGGCGCGCCGAGCAGCGCAGCAGCGGCGATACTGGCGGTCATGCCCGGCACCAGCCGCACCTCGACATCCAGTTTCTGTTTCCCCACCAGCTCCAGCACCAGCCCGGCCATGCCGTAAATCCCTGCGTCACCACTGCTGATAAGCGCCACGTTATGCCCGGCCTGCGCCAGTTCAATGGCCGCCTGACAGCGCTCAATCTCTTTGCACATGCCGGTTTTGATCACCTGCTTATCGCCGGTAAACGCTTTTACCAGGTGGGTGTAGGTTTTGTAACCGACGACAATATCCGCCGCCTGGAGCGCGTCAATGGCTTCCATGGTCATCATCGCCTGTGAACCTGGGCCAATCCCTATTACCGTTAACATCAGTGTGATACTCCCAAAGTTATCGTCACGCCCTGCTCGCGCAGAGTCTCACCAACCAGTTGCCCCTGGCTCATTAGCCATGCTGCCGGGCCGGAAACGCTGCCGACACCGGCGGTGTGCCGCACAAAGTCGGATGCGGGAAAATGGTGTTCATGCTGACGCAGCGCCTGCGCGCTAAAGATTTCAAACGGTACCCGCAGCGACTGCGCCAGTTGCCGAAGCCCTTGTTCGTCCTGCTTTAAGCTGATGCTGCCAATCGCCCGCAGCGCCAGCGGATCGAACGCCTGTGTCTGCATCTGGCGGTGCAGCAACGCCGATAACAGGGCAAACGGCGTATCGCGCCGACAGCCAATCCCCGCGACCACACGTTTCGGCACCAGCTTGAACACCGGTAGCGCAAGCGGCGGCAGTTGTGCCTGCGTGGTCACGCAAACCAGCGCATCCAGTTCCGGCAGCGCATCGAGAGACGCCACCGCCACGAAGCCGCGCGTATCGCAACTCGCCAGTTCACTGCGCATTGGCGCTTCACACCACAGGCCGATGCGTTTACCGCTTACCAGCATGTGGTTGATGGTCTTTACCGCCGGGCGAAAATCCTCCATGCGCGCATCAAGCTGGCTTGCCAGCGTGTCCAGCGCCGCCAGCTCGTTAACGTCGGTGGCCGTGGTGATCACCGGGTCGGCGTCGAGCACGCCTGCCAGATAACGCGCCAGCGCATTGGCCCCGCCGTAATGCCCGGAGAGCAGGCTGATGACATGCTGACCGCGTTCATCAATCACGATCACCGCCGGGTCGATAAACTTGTCATTCACCAGCGGGGCAATAATGCGTACCGCAATGCCCGTCGCGCCGATAAACACCACCGCCGAGAAGTTGCTGAAGGCGTCGCGCAGAGTCTGAGCAAAGCCGCCTTCGAAGGGCTGAAAACCGTCGCTCAGCAGTTTTTCACTGGTGAAACAGGTCATCGGCAGCGCCTGTTTCAGACGTCTCGCCAGCGCCACGCCGCCCGGCGTCAGGCAAAACAGCGCGATGGATTCAGGCTTTACGGTATTCATGGCTAAAGTCCGCCGCATAGAGCCGCGAGTAGTGGTACTCCTCGCCGAGAAACGCGCCAACGAGGATCAGCGCGGTTTTGCGAATGCCCGCTTCGCGCACCTTGTCGCCGATATCCGCCAGCGTCCCGCGTACCGTCTGGCTCCCGGGCCAGGTCGCTTTATAAATCACCGCCACCGGCGTCTCTGGCGGATAGCCGCCGTCGATAAGCCGCTCCGCCACGCGGTGGATGCGCTGCACCGAGAGGTAAATCGCCATCGAGGTCTGGTGGCTGGCAAACGACTCCAGCTGCTCGCGCGGCGGCACCGGAGTGCGCCCTTCCAGCCGCGTGATAATCAGGCTCTGCGACACTTCCGGCACGGTGTACTCAACGCCCAGCTCCGCCGCCGCGCCGAGAAATGCACTCACGCCGGGCACCACTTGCCAGCGGATGCCGCGCCGGGTCAGCTCTTCGCCCTGCTCGCGTACCGAGCCATACAGCGAAACATCGCCGGTTTGCAGGCGCACTACGATTTTCCCGGCCTTCACGCCAGCCGCCATCAAATCGATGATTTGCTCCAGGTGCAGTTCGGCGCTGTCGTGACACGCGGCATCAGGAGGGCAATACGCCAGCAGTTCGGTATTGATAAGCGACCCGGCGTAGATAACCACCTGCGCCTGCTGTAGCAGACGGTAGCCTTTCAGGGTGATTAACTCCCTGTCGCCCGGCCCGGCTCCGACAAACCAGACCTGTGTCCCGCTGTTGTCAGCCATGGGAGTTCTCCTTTTCGCAGGAAAGCAAAAAAACGGGGTTATGGGGTTTGAAGTAGTGGCCGCTACCGAGCTGCGTCAGCAACGAGACCTGAAGCTGCTGGCAGTCGAGCGCGGCAACGTCACGGCTTGCGAGGTGCGCCAGCGCGGCGCTGAGGTTTTCCTGCAAGATAAAGGTCATCACCAGCCGACCGCCGGGGTTAAGCTGCGCCAGCGACCAGTCAATCAGTTGTGTGAGATTGCCACCGCTACCACCCATAAACACCGCATCCGCAGGCTGGCCGACAAACAGCGGCGCAACGCCGGGAACTATGGCGATGTTGCGACAGTTAAAGTGCAGGCAGTTTTCTTCCAGCACACCCAGCGCCGCCGGGCTGCGCTCAATGGCGGTGACCTGTAATTCTGGGTACATTTTTGCCGCTTCGATGCAGACACTGCCGGTACCCGCGCCAATATCAATCAAGTGACGGGCCTGGTGTAATTGCAGTTTCGACAGCGCCAGCGCGCGCACCGCCTCTTTGGTCATCGGGACTTTTTCTGTGCGTTTAAACAGCTCATCTTTCATTGAGGATCACCACCACATTCATGTCGTATTGCGCCTGAACATCCGCCGGGCGCAACCAGTGAATGCGCTCATTGTCCATGCCGAGATTTTCGCCAATCACCAGCCAGCGATGCGCTGCGCTGCGGGCTATCAGCGCGTCGGCAATCGCTTTTGGCCCGCAGCGCGCGTCGGTCACCATCGCCACTTTCGACGCGTTCGCCAGTGCCGCAAAATCCACTTCCCGCCCGTGGCTGCTGGTAAGCCAGATATCATTCATATCGATACCGGTGCGCGAGCAGAGATATTGCACAGCGCTGATGCCGGGAATAATGCGCACCCGCTGCATACCGAAATGCGCCACCAGTCGGCTGCCGATGCCGTAAAACAGCGGGTCACCGGAAGCCAGCACCACCACGCGCCGCGCATGCTGTGGCTCAAGCCACGCCAGCAAACCGGGGATATCGGCGTCGAGAGTTTTGATCTCGCCTGCAAAGTCCGGGAACTGCGCCAGGTGGCGTTTTCCGCCCACCAACACCTCGGCCTGCGCGACCGCCTCCAGCGCCATCGGCGTCATCAGCGCGAGGTTGCCCGGCCCCATCCCGGCTACGGTCAGCATTGCAACTCCCGGGCTATCGCCGCGACCGGGCGGTTCGCACCCAGTACGTTGTTATCAAACGAGAACATAATGGCGTCGCATTGCGGCGGGGTTTTGGTAAAGCGCAGCATCTGCTCAATGCGCAGGCAGATGCGCCGCGCCAGGTGGTCGTAAAGATGGCTGAAACCAGCGGCGTCGATATGCTCCATCGCCGCTTCAGTGGTGTCGCACTCGCTGATCGCCAGCAGCACGTCATGCGGCGCGCCAAGCAGCGCGAGATGCGCCACCAGCGTTTCCATGCGCGCATCGGCGATATGGCTGTGGGTGTGAAAGATACCGGCGGCGATTTTCACCAGTTTGCCGGGGTGACCGACCAGCACAATCTGCCGGTAACCGAGGCGCACCGCTTCTTCAATCATGTAGCCGACAAAGTTACTCATGG
The nucleotide sequence above comes from Kosakonia sp. H02. Encoded proteins:
- a CDS encoding precorrin-3B C(17)-methyltransferase — translated: MLTVIGIGPGSQAMMTMEAIDALQAADIVVGYKTYTHLVKAFTGDKQVIKTGMCKEIERCQAAIELAQAGHNVALISSGDAGIYGMAGLVLELVGKQKLDVEVRLVPGMTASIAAAALLGAPLMHDFCHISLSDLMTPWPVIEKRIVAAGEADFVICFYNPRSRGREGHLARAFELLATSKRADTPVGVVKSAGRKKEEKWLTTLGEMDFAPVDMTSLVIVGNRATCVQNGLMITPRGYTL
- a CDS encoding cobalt-precorrin-6A reductase; this translates as MTGGAVLVIGGTSDARQICQQLDNAGVDYTLSVATPTGAQMVGDIRGQVRCGRLEPGEMIAWLQQHRTRWVIDASHPYADIVSRNIAAACQQTQVLLSRYQRPEQQPDLIHPLLFYVATLEEACETAQRLGERILLTTGSKELARWRAGLPGKTLLARVLPVPDVVAQCAGLGFGVGEILALCGPFSAEFNAAMYRQYRVEVMVTKASGAEGGYLEKVQPALDAGIPCIVIARPQPAVTGEELLESQEAFARRLRRWLATQ
- a CDS encoding decarboxylating cobalt-precorrin-6B (C(15))-methyltransferase, with the translated sequence MKDELFKRTEKVPMTKEAVRALALSKLQLHQARHLIDIGAGTGSVCIEAAKMYPELQVTAIERSPAALGVLEENCLHFNCRNIAIVPGVAPLFVGQPADAVFMGGSGGNLTQLIDWSLAQLNPGGRLVMTFILQENLSAALAHLASRDVAALDCQQLQVSLLTQLGSGHYFKPHNPVFLLSCEKENSHG
- the cbiG gene encoding cobalt-precorrin 5A hydrolase, whose translation is MNTVKPESIALFCLTPGGVALARRLKQALPMTCFTSEKLLSDGFQPFEGGFAQTLRDAFSNFSAVVFIGATGIAVRIIAPLVNDKFIDPAVIVIDERGQHVISLLSGHYGGANALARYLAGVLDADPVITTATDVNELAALDTLASQLDARMEDFRPAVKTINHMLVSGKRIGLWCEAPMRSELASCDTRGFVAVASLDALPELDALVCVTTQAQLPPLALPVFKLVPKRVVAGIGCRRDTPFALLSALLHRQMQTQAFDPLALRAIGSISLKQDEQGLRQLAQSLRVPFEIFSAQALRQHEHHFPASDFVRHTAGVGSVSGPAAWLMSQGQLVGETLREQGVTITLGVSH
- a CDS encoding cobalt-precorrin-4 methyltransferase, with protein sequence MADNSGTQVWFVGAGPGDRELITLKGYRLLQQAQVVIYAGSLINTELLAYCPPDAACHDSAELHLEQIIDLMAAGVKAGKIVVRLQTGDVSLYGSVREQGEELTRRGIRWQVVPGVSAFLGAAAELGVEYTVPEVSQSLIITRLEGRTPVPPREQLESFASHQTSMAIYLSVQRIHRVAERLIDGGYPPETPVAVIYKATWPGSQTVRGTLADIGDKVREAGIRKTALILVGAFLGEEYHYSRLYAADFSHEYRKA
- the cbiE gene encoding precorrin-6y C5,15-methyltransferase (decarboxylating) subunit CbiE; this translates as MLTVAGMGPGNLALMTPMALEAVAQAEVLVGGKRHLAQFPDFAGEIKTLDADIPGLLAWLEPQHARRVVVLASGDPLFYGIGSRLVAHFGMQRVRIIPGISAVQYLCSRTGIDMNDIWLTSSHGREVDFAALANASKVAMVTDARCGPKAIADALIARSAAHRWLVIGENLGMDNERIHWLRPADVQAQYDMNVVVILNER
- a CDS encoding sirohydrochlorin cobaltochelatase — protein: MKKALLVVSFGTSYHDTCEKNIVACERELAASCPDRTLFRAFTSGMIIRKLKQRDNLHIDTPPEALQKLADAGYQDVAIQSLHIINGDEYEKIVREVQSLRLLFQRLVIGAPLLSSHEDYLQLMQALSRQMPQVAPNERVVFMGHGASHHAFAAYACLDHMMAVHRFPARVGAVESYPEIDIVIDSLRQEGVKAVHLMPLMLVAGDHAINDMASDEADSWKTRFTRAGIAATPWLQGLGENAAIRAMFVAHLQQALAHNMEAAA